From one Lolium rigidum isolate FL_2022 chromosome 4, APGP_CSIRO_Lrig_0.1, whole genome shotgun sequence genomic stretch:
- the LOC124707693 gene encoding uncharacterized protein LOC124707693 isoform X1 — protein sequence MAKHTQQENTSGPMLTEDEEEEHHRGDRPLLPVYAQEKQDAKPPPLPMKSGSMRSKSRVEEEASGSCSVRSLSFSKLFSFRVTTSTTAMDIDHLAAAEDACAEQLKQQQLKPVCRSQSMPMTSTKRFPQSHRKRVVDSSSLPRFRVSSMPVPALESSQSDSAEAQEGAEGSKQEDEEEVGEEEAVCRICMVALGEGGNVLKLECRCKGELALAHRDCALKWFGIKGNANCDVCGHDVLNLPVTLRRVRNNAPPPLPPSPASAAATPPGSGGGFMGFWRHRTAILVVVSMLAYFCFLEQLLVGDHGTAALAISLPFAGVLGLFSSLTTSKMVSSRRYVWIYSAVQFLFVVLFTHLFYRYVRLQAVIAIILSTFAGFGVAICANAVLLQIIRWRARRVPTPPSDLQMAQP from the exons ATGGCTAAGCACACACAGCAG GAGAACACGAGCGGCCCGATGTTGAcggaagacgaagaagaggagcatCATCGTGGGGATCGTCCGCTGCTTCCAGTATATGCACAAGAGAAGCAGGATGCCAAGCCACCGCCATTGCCGATGAAGAGCGGGAGCATGCGATCAAAATCAAGAGTTGAGGAGGAGGCGTCTGGATCCTGCAGCGTCCGGTCACTGTCATTCTCCAAGCTTTTCAGCTTCAGGGTCACCACCTCCACGACTGCCATGGACATTGATCATCTGGCTGCTGCTGAAGATGCTTGTGCA GaacaactaaagcagcagcaactGAAGCCGGTGTGCCGCTCGCAGTCGATGCCCATGACCAGCACCAAGAGGTTCCCCCAGAGTCACAGAAAGAGGGTGGTGGACTCGAGCTCGCTCCCCCGGTTCCGGGTGTCGTCCATGCCCGTGCCAGCACTAGAGTCATCACAATCAGACTCAGCAGAAGCACAAGAAGGAGCTGAAGGATCCAagcaggaggatgaagaggaggttgGAGAAGAGGAGGCAGTCTGCAGGATCTGCATGGTGGCGCTGGGAGAAGGGGGGAATGTTCTGAAGCTGGAGTGCCGGTGCAAGGGCGAGCTCGCTCTGGCGCACCGGGATTGCGCCCTGAAATGGTTTGGCATCAAGGGCAACGCCAACTGCGACGTCTGCGGCCACGACGTGCTCAACCTGCCTGTCACGCTCCGCCGCGTCCGCAACAATGCTCCTCCGCCGCTACCACCGTCTCCGGCTTCTGCTGCTGCAACTCCTCCAGGCAGTGGCGGCGGATTCATGGGGTTTTGGCGGCACCGCACGGCGATCCTGGTGGTGGTGAGCATGCTGGCCTACTTCTGCTTCCTGGAGCAGCTGCTGGTGGGCGACCATGGCACCGCCGCCCTAGCCATCTCATTGCCCTTCGCCGGCGTCCTCGGCCTCTTCTCCTCCCTCACCACGTCCAAGATGGTGTCCTCCAGGAGATACGTCTGGATCTACTCCGCTGTCCAGttcctcttcgtcgtcctcttcaCCCACCTCTTCTACCGCtacgtgcggctgcaggccgtcaTCGCCATCATCCTCTCCACCTTTGCCGGGTTCGGCGTTGCCATCTGTGCCAACGCCGTGCTCCTCCAGATCATCAGGTGGAGAGCCAGACGCGTCCCGACACCACCATCAGACCTTCAGATGGCCCAGCCATAG
- the LOC124707693 gene encoding uncharacterized protein LOC124707693 isoform X2 gives MAKHTQQENTSGPMLTEDEEEEHHRGDRPLLPVYAQEKQDAKPPPLPMKSGSMRSKSRVEEEASGSCSVRSLSFSKLFSFRVTTSTTAMDIDHLAAAEDACALKQQQLKPVCRSQSMPMTSTKRFPQSHRKRVVDSSSLPRFRVSSMPVPALESSQSDSAEAQEGAEGSKQEDEEEVGEEEAVCRICMVALGEGGNVLKLECRCKGELALAHRDCALKWFGIKGNANCDVCGHDVLNLPVTLRRVRNNAPPPLPPSPASAAATPPGSGGGFMGFWRHRTAILVVVSMLAYFCFLEQLLVGDHGTAALAISLPFAGVLGLFSSLTTSKMVSSRRYVWIYSAVQFLFVVLFTHLFYRYVRLQAVIAIILSTFAGFGVAICANAVLLQIIRWRARRVPTPPSDLQMAQP, from the exons ATGGCTAAGCACACACAGCAG GAGAACACGAGCGGCCCGATGTTGAcggaagacgaagaagaggagcatCATCGTGGGGATCGTCCGCTGCTTCCAGTATATGCACAAGAGAAGCAGGATGCCAAGCCACCGCCATTGCCGATGAAGAGCGGGAGCATGCGATCAAAATCAAGAGTTGAGGAGGAGGCGTCTGGATCCTGCAGCGTCCGGTCACTGTCATTCTCCAAGCTTTTCAGCTTCAGGGTCACCACCTCCACGACTGCCATGGACATTGATCATCTGGCTGCTGCTGAAGATGCTTGTGCA ctaaagcagcagcaactGAAGCCGGTGTGCCGCTCGCAGTCGATGCCCATGACCAGCACCAAGAGGTTCCCCCAGAGTCACAGAAAGAGGGTGGTGGACTCGAGCTCGCTCCCCCGGTTCCGGGTGTCGTCCATGCCCGTGCCAGCACTAGAGTCATCACAATCAGACTCAGCAGAAGCACAAGAAGGAGCTGAAGGATCCAagcaggaggatgaagaggaggttgGAGAAGAGGAGGCAGTCTGCAGGATCTGCATGGTGGCGCTGGGAGAAGGGGGGAATGTTCTGAAGCTGGAGTGCCGGTGCAAGGGCGAGCTCGCTCTGGCGCACCGGGATTGCGCCCTGAAATGGTTTGGCATCAAGGGCAACGCCAACTGCGACGTCTGCGGCCACGACGTGCTCAACCTGCCTGTCACGCTCCGCCGCGTCCGCAACAATGCTCCTCCGCCGCTACCACCGTCTCCGGCTTCTGCTGCTGCAACTCCTCCAGGCAGTGGCGGCGGATTCATGGGGTTTTGGCGGCACCGCACGGCGATCCTGGTGGTGGTGAGCATGCTGGCCTACTTCTGCTTCCTGGAGCAGCTGCTGGTGGGCGACCATGGCACCGCCGCCCTAGCCATCTCATTGCCCTTCGCCGGCGTCCTCGGCCTCTTCTCCTCCCTCACCACGTCCAAGATGGTGTCCTCCAGGAGATACGTCTGGATCTACTCCGCTGTCCAGttcctcttcgtcgtcctcttcaCCCACCTCTTCTACCGCtacgtgcggctgcaggccgtcaTCGCCATCATCCTCTCCACCTTTGCCGGGTTCGGCGTTGCCATCTGTGCCAACGCCGTGCTCCTCCAGATCATCAGGTGGAGAGCCAGACGCGTCCCGACACCACCATCAGACCTTCAGATGGCCCAGCCATAG